The genomic DNA TAATATCCGTGCCTTTTGGGGTGTAGTAATGGGCAACGGTGACTGCAACCCCCGATCCGTCCGAGAGGGGATGGACGGCTTGAACGAGCGCTTTCCCGAAGGTTTTGGTGCCGACAATCTTAGCGCGTTGGTTATCTTGTAAGGCTCCGGTGAGAATTTCGCTAGAGCTGGCGGAGTTGCTATCGACTAGCACCACGAGGGGAAGGTTGGTTAAAGCGGTGCGGTTAGCTCGAACGGCTTCGCTTTTACCGCCGCGATTGACGGTTTTAACGATGGGGCCATTATCGAGCCACATGCGAGCAATCTCAATGCTGGATTGCAATAAACCGCCCGGATTGCCGCGCAGGTCAAGAACAAAGCCATCGACGTTCTGAGCGTTGAGATCGTCAATGGAACGTCTCATTTGAGAGGCGGCATGGGAGCTAAATTCATCGAGGCGAATATAGCCAATTTGTAAGGGGCCTTCTTGTTTGAGGGAATAGGTAACGGTGGGGAGTTCGATCCGCGCCCTGGTAAGTTTGAGTTCAAAATTCTCGCGTCCGGGTCTGGATAAGCGAAGCATGACCTCGGTTCCCGCCCTGCCGCGAATCAATCTCGCCGCATCTTCCACGTTCATGCCTTGGGTGGATTTGCCATCAATTGCCAAAATGCGATCGCCTGGTTGAATCCCTGCTTGAGCGGCCGGCGAGTTTTGATAGGGTTCGACCACTACAATATTTCTCGTCTCAGCCTGCACTTCTAAGCTCATGCCTACCCCGGAGAGTTCTCCAGAGGTTTGATCGGTCAGGGCCTCAAATTGTTTGGGATCGAGGAAACGGGTGTAGGGATCTTCGAGTTTTTTGAGCGCCTCTCGAATGGCGACATAAGCTTGTTGAGGGGAAGAATACTCGCGATTTAAAAGGTCTTGCCGAACTTGCTGCCAGTCGGTTTGGTTGAAGCTGGGATCGACGTATTCGCGATTGACGATTTGCCAAGTTTGATCGACAACCGCTTTCGGACTATCTTGAAATGCGGCGCGGACTGCACGGCACCACATAGGACCAAAGACAGTTAGGGTGGCGGTGGTAGCGATCGCGCCACTGAGAAAGGCATATTGGAGTGGATTGGTACGTCTTTGTGACCGATTCATTAGGATTCGCTATGGCAAGGTGGATAAACGGGGCAATTTTGGCGAGGCAGGAGGCGCTAACGTTGAGTAAACGACAAGGCTTTAAGCGGGGCATCCGATATAACACTTCCAAATGCGATCGCAATTGATTCTGTTAGCGCGGGGAAAATGACGATTGGGCGGGTTAGTGAAGTTCCTCACTATCAAGTATACTCAAGGCTTTTCCAAGGCTTTCCCATTTTGGGCCACTTGGGTGGGTGTCCTCCGTTACTCATCAACAAAACTTTACGCGATCGCTCCTCCAACCGTGAGGATTTTCGGATGAGATACTAGTAAATTAAGTATTTTCTATTAACCCTAAAGGCTGTGAAGCGTTCCTCTTCCTCCTCAACTCGATCTCCATCTCAGCGCCAGTCTCGTTCTGGGTACCAACGCGCGGGTTTGTTTGTCGGGTTCGTTGCTTTGGGGGTTTTGACTGCACTCGCAAGTTATGGGTTCATTCGCAATACACAGACATTAGCTGAGGCCTCCCGCTCGCCTGTTGATGCCTATCTTATGCTAGGAGGTAGCATTCGGCGAGAAATTTATATGGCGGAGGTTGTCCGGCGCGAGTCGCCTCAAAACATCCCCATTTTAATCTCTCAAGGCTCGCAAGACCCTTGTATTGTACTCATCTTTCAACGAGCCTTGGCCTCAATGTCCAATGTTTGGCTCGAAAAATGTGCTAACTCGACTTTTGGTAATTTTTACTACGCTTTGCCGATTCTGCAACAGTGGGGGGTGCAGAAACTGAAGCTTGTCACCTCTGGCAGCCATCAAAAAAGGGCGCTATGGTTAGGGCAAATTATGCTAGGCAGTCATGGAATTTGGGTCGAACTAGAAGCCGTTTCTGAAAAAGGAGTCCCCGCCAATCGAGAGTCGAGACTCAAAACAACCCTAGATATTACTCGCGCTTTAGGATGGGCAATCATCAGCCAGTTTCGCACCCCCAGTTGCCATGCAGTGATTCCCCTAGACGATGTGAATTTGGCTCAGTGGCGAGAACGGGGTTTTTCCTGCGAACATCAAGGAAATCTACAATAGGTTAGTTGTTTTTGGCGTAACTTTTGCCCATCCTAGAACGGTTGAGAACTTCCGAAACGGTACGCCCTAATCAAATCGCTATGAGGTACCTATGGATCGGCAACCCTTTCTATCAATTGTAACGCCTACATTGGGTCGGTTTTCTGCTGATTGGTTAGAACAACTTTTGCAAGTTCGCGGTTCGGTTGAGTTTGTCCTGGTTTATCCGCCTCACGAGAAGATTCAACCCCCAGACGATCCTCGCCTGCGAGTTCTCTATAGCGCCTATCGCGGTGAGTTTATGCAGCGCGTTACGGGACTTTTAAATGCGCGAGGACAATATGTTTTAGCGCTTGATGATGATGATTTTGTTCACCCAGATGTGGTAGAGATTGCCGAGGCTTATTTTCATCGCTTTTCTGAGAGTTGGGTATTGCGTTTAAATCAGCTTCCAGTTGATATTTTTGATGCGATTAGCCTAAAAAGACCGTGGCAACCTTTACCCAAGGTTCAACAATTAGAAATTTGCCGCAAGACTCCAGAAAATCCGTTTCCGTTTCAGCAGGGCAATTACCAAGGGTTGTTAGAGGTTCCCATTGCTCCTTTAGAGAAAAAAGTCGATTGGCGCTATCTTTTAATGCCTTGGATTAAGCGAACGGATGGGGAAGGATATCATTTTGAGAACTTTAATAATATTATTTGGTCTACTGAACGGGTGAAACCAGCTTTAGCAAAACTTGTCCAATCCAGTCAACTGATTAGTGCTTTAACTTTAGTCCCCAATTGGACTTTAGACCGTTCGTTGGGTTTATATTTGCAGGCTCAAGAGTTTGAAAAAGAAACAATTATTGGTCATTGGATGCCCAAGCCAGAGCAAATTCGTCGAACAACTAAGCCACCTGAATTAAGACCGTTGCGGACTCATATTGCGTCAGACTTTTTGTTGTTAAAATCTTTTCCGCAGTATGGATATTTTTGGAATATTGTCATTCATGAATCTTACGGCATGTTGAAAACGATAGCGCGATCGCTCAAACGCCAGCACTTATTTTCTCAAGCCTATACAAGCCAAATTCTTGACAAATCTCAGGCGTCAGTCGGCGAAAGTTACGCCAATCCTTTAAGCGGGAGATCGGATCGAGTTTAACATGGTGAAGTTGCTGAAAGCTTTTCTGGTAAATGTTTTCTCCATTTTCAACAATGCAAATAGCGCCAATAAAAGGTAATGACTGAAGGGTAATTCCTCGTTGTTCTAGTCGAGTAGAAATATGCTGATGCTCGTTATAGAATTGATTAAGTTCTAGCCTATTTTCAGCTCCTTCTTGAGGGAATTTCAAAAGAGAATAGCGCAGAATATGACTTGTCCCGCAGCGCTTGTGGAATGCTTTCCTACGCAGATAAATTGAGGGCGATCGCGCTTTGTACAAATACCCCCGATCGAAAAACCAACCCTCAGATTCCGGGTGCTGTTTTACAAACCCCGCCAATCTTTTACTGACGCAATCATCTGCATCGACAATCGCAATGTGAGTCGGAGAAAAGTCCCTCGCTGCCACCAACCCTTCCACAATTCTTCGTCCCTTATCTAACCCTTTTGCGGGAAAACTTAGATCGGTGGGTAAAAAGTCAACCTCTAAATAAGAAACAGCAGGATGATGAAATGAGATAGCAGGGCGTTCATTGCAAACGACAATCACCCGAAACTCAGCACCACTTTGCTGACACACCGACTTTAAACAACGCTCAAACAGTTGAGACACCCCGATCCAAGAATCAGAAACTTGGCGACTCTTAAGCGGAATAATAAACGCTAGCATTTCTCTAGACTAGAAGACTTAAAGTTGATTGTGCTATCATAGCTTTCTTGAGGGTTTATATTCTATCCAAATCAACCTTCTCATAGATATCCATCAGCCCGACTTGCAACGAAAGAGAATTTAGAGAAATAACATCATCGCTATTGTCATACTCCAAAAAAGCCCAGCGTCTTTGCTCAGTTCTGAAGTATTGCTCAATGTGCATTGTATATTGATCGATCAAGATATATTCTTGAAAACTAGGAATCGTCCGATAAGCTGTAAACTTTGCATCTTTATCGTAACTTCGAGTTGTTCCCGACATCACTTCCACAACCAACATCGGGTTCATGAGCGTATCTTGTCGTTCTTCTTGTAATTGTAATTCGTCCTGAACCACCATGACATCAGGATAAGTATAAACGCGTTTTCGGGGAATCCAAAGCCGGGGTTCGTTAATAAAGACGCGATAGGGTTGGTGCTTAAGGGCAAAATTTAAAACTGCGTAAAAGTTACCCGCAATTTGATTATGATTCGGAGTTGCGCCACTCATTGAGATAATTAGACCATTGTGATATTCATGCCGTTCTTCCGAGCTAGTATCCAAATTTAGGTATTCTTCAGGGGGGTAGAGTTTTTGATTTTCAATTTGCATCGCGAGTGTTGTAATTTTTAGAGTTTTATAGTTGTGAATTTTCCCCGTGTATCCATCAGTCTTCTAGTATCGTTCTACAAGGTTTCGATTCCCTAAACAAGAGCGCTAACGCGCCGCTGCGCCCTTGAAAAGGAGAAATCCGACTCCAATTCCCCGCTTAAAAAGGGGGGTTAGGGGGGATCTCAACTAGATTTGAGACTGAGTATGTATACACGGTAGCCTAGGGGCGAAGGAAGTTAAGGAAAGTTCAGGTTTAATTGAGGATCGTCTATCCCCAATCTGACCGAAAACGACCCCTTTTAGAAACGGATACCAATTCTATTTCTTCTGGCTTCAAGGGGTCGATCTTCTAGCGTGGGTGGCAGATATCCCTCACACAAAGGACGTTTTTCTGGGTAGCTGCTGAGGTAAAGCTCTATCCAGTTGCAACTGAGCGCCATTAATGCTTCAAAATCCAAGACTCGCCAGATTCTCACCGTTCTATCGGTGCTAGCTGATGTAATGGTTTGACCATCCGGGCTAAAAATAACGTGGGTGACATCAGATTGATGTCCTTTAAAGGTGCGAATTTCCCGACCCGTGGCGATATTCCAGAGTTTAAAGGTATCATCCCAACTGGTGGAGGCGATCGCCTGACTATCGGGACTAAAGATTAGGCTAGTGATATTCGTCCGGTGTCCTGGCAAAATTTGCTCTTGAGCAGTTGCCGTATCCCACAGATGGATAATTTTACGATTTTTCACCAAGGCAAGTTTTTGGCCATCTGGGCTAAACCGAAAAATGTTGGCTTCCTCAAAAGAGGCGATCGCTTTGTTCTCCTGAATATTCCACAGACGCAACGTTTCATCAACACCCGCTAAGGCTAGGATCTGACCATCTGGGCTAAATGCTATGTCCTTAGTCTCGCCTTGAGTGTCAGGAATGCTCAGAATTTCTCGATCGGTTACTATATCCCGGACACTCACCGTATTCTCTGAATTGATGAACGCCAACCTCTGGCCATCCGCACTAAACGTGAAAGACGCCCAGTAATTCAGGCGATCGAATCTGCGAATTTCCCGGTTCGTTTTAAGATCCCAGAGTTTGATAATTGTCTTTTCTTCAGCGGTGCCAAACAAAGCAAGCAATCGATTGTCTGGACTAAATTCTATCCAATGAATTTTTCCCTGATGTCCGGGAAGGTTGCGAATTTCCTGACCCGATTCTAGATTCCAGAGTTTGCTTTGGAACTGTCTTGGATTTTTACCACTCACCAAGAGTAGCAATTTCCCATCGGGACTAAATTCCAGGTTCCGCGCTTCCTCATAGTTTCCAGGGATGCGGTAAATTTCCTGATTTGTCGTGATGTCTTGAATGATAATGATGTTATCGGAGTGGATAAAGGCGATTCTCTGACCATCGGGGCTAAAGCTCGTTAACTTAGCGTCATCTTGATAGATACTGACGATGGGCGAAGTGCGATCGGGCAATTGCCAGACTTTGATGGTATTATCCCAACTTGCAGAAGCAATCGTCTGACCGTCGGGGCTAAACTTGATATCGATGACATCATCTTCATGTCCCTTGAGTATGCCAAGTTGCTTGTTGGTTGCCAAGTCTCGAACATGAATAATTTGATGTTCATCAACGGTCACTAGCCTGCGACCATCTGGGCTGAAGTTAAAGAATTGAATTTCTTCAAAGGCTTGAGTGACTTTACCCTGGGCGAGATTCCAGAATTGGAGCCTTTTATTTTGACTCCGCAAGGCGAGGACAGGGTTAGTGGTGCTGAAATCGAAGAATTGAATGGCTTCAAAGGTTTTCATCCTCTGACCGCTTGCCCGGTTGACAAGCTGAAGTTTTTTGTCTTCACCATGCAGGGCGATGGTTTGACCATTGGGGCTAAATTGAAGGCGAGTCACCCGATCGGGCGTTTCTTTATAGGCGTATAGGGGCTTGCCGGTATTGAGATCCCAAAGCTGCATGGTACGATTGGCGCTGACGGTCGCGATCGCCCGATCGTCGGAGCTGAACTTCAGCAAACTCACTTGAGCTTCGGTGCCTTTTAGGGTTGAAAGGGGTTTGCCGGTATTGGCGTTCCAAAGCTGAATGGTCCGATCGGAGATAGCCGCCGCGATCGCCTGACTATTCGAGCTAAAGGTAAAAGCTTGAACAGTTCCCAAGGTTTTGATGAACTGACCATCCGCCAGATTCCAGAGTTGCAGCACGTTATCGGTATTAATTGAAACGAGGGTTTGAGCATCCGGACTGAATTGAACGTTGCGGATGGTCCCTTGCGCGCCCTTTAACGTATGCAGTTGCTCGCCCGTGTCAGTATGCCAAAGCTGAATTTCGTTGTCGGAACCGACCAACGCGAGAATCTGACCGTCTACACTAAAGTCAAAAGCTTGAACCCGATCAAAGGTTCTAATCAGTTGACCATTTTCGGCATTCCAGACATAGAGGGTGCGATCTATGCAGCCAGAAATCAGGGTCTGTCCATTCGGGGTGAAGTAGAAGAACGTCGGCGTATTTTTATGTTTGAGCGAGTTTTTTTCCCGCACTTCCGAGAGGGCTAGCTGTAAAGCATTTGTCGCTCTGACTTTGAGATCGTCCCACTGGGGGTCTTTAGATTGAGTATAAGGTTTGAGATTCTGTCCGGCTTGCAGCGCGATCAGTAGTGCATCGAAGGGCTGCCCGGTTAAAATTTCCTCCTTGGCAGTAGCGACCTCAATCCCAGATTGGGCTTGCTTTGCCTGATGGGTGGCTCGACGAGCAGACGCCCCTGCAATCCCAGCGAGGAGAAACGCGATCGCCATCACTGCCGTACCAATCTGAATGCGCCGTCGCCCCTTCGCAACCGCCTCCTGTAAGATTCGGGCCGCTTGTTGGGTGGCTTCTTCCACCGAGCGGCTAGAGTTAATGTAGTCCTGCTGTAAACTCGTTGGCTTTGGGTTTTTAGTGGCGCTTTGGGCTAGCCATTGTTCGGCCTCCTCCAAGTCATCTCCCCGCAGCAATAAGCTCTCTTTGCGATCTTTGTTATCCCACTCAATCGCCCGCACCAGCAGCCGCGTATGGGCGTGGAGATGAGCCAGATCGGTGTCTAGGGTGCGAACCAGTTCCTTGAAGTTGGCTGAAAAATCGCCATCGTGATGATTAAAGTCAATCCACTGCACGCTAGCCAGCACCGGATGCAGATCGGCCGGGTTAACGGGTCGATGTAGGATGGTGACAATCCGCTTATTCAGCGACTTGGCATACTCCACCTCATCGGCACAATAGGGAGACTGAATGGAGTTGGGAGAAATAATAAACAAGAAATGATCGGAGTTTTCAATCCCGCGATAAATTTCCTGCTGAAAATCACTCCCCGATGCAATACTTTCTTGATCGAACCAGGTAGTTTTACCCTGAATCTGCAAGGCATCGTTTAAGCGGCGAGCAAAGTCTGAATCGGTTCGAGAGTAGGAGACAAACACATCTAGCGCAATTCCGGGGGGTTGGCGCAAGCTCTCGGTAATGAATTCTGCTTGAACGGGTAGCGGGAGATAATGCGTTCGCTGTTGGGCAGTCTTTAACCAGGCTTCGGCATGGCGCAAGTTGTAACCCCGTAACAGGATACTGGGGTTTTCCTGTTGTCGCTTCCACTTCAGCGCTTTGGTCAGCAGCACTTTATGGGCTTCGTGATAGGCTGCATCGTGGCGCAAGGTGCGGATGAGATTGCTTTCGTGGCGTTGGTAATCTTCGTCAACGGTTCGATCGGTTAAGTCAATATATTGAATATCTTTGAGGGCGGGGGGAATTTGGGAGGGATCGAGGGGTTGAACCAGGAGGGGAACGATCCGCTTATTTAAAGACAAGGCATGGTCGAGTTCGGTTTGGCAGTAAGCCGATGTAACGGCCGATGGAGACATCAGGTAAACGAGGTTATCTGCGCCCTCAATGCCGCGTGCGATCGCCTCTTGAAAGTCTATCCCGGTTTGAATATCAGTCTTGTTTGTCCAGACGGTCAACCCTTCACGCCGCAGGCTCCTGCGAATCTGTTCCATGACGGCGATGTCTTCTTCAGCATAGGCAAGGAAAACATCGGTCATCAGATTGCGAGCGTTTTTGATACTTTCGGTAATAAACTCGCAGTGTAAATCAGTGGGGATACAGGGCGGCTGCTCCTCTTGGAAGCGTAGATTGAGCCATTGTTGTGCAGAGGCGCGTTCTTCCCCTACTAACAAATAGGGCGATCGCTTCTGGTTGCGCTCCCACTCCAACGCTTTAGCTAAAAAATAGGTGTGGCGATGCACGTAAGCTTTATGCCGTTCGAGGAGGGTTAATAATCCCTGAAAAGCTTGCTCAAAGTCATCGACATTTTCCCGAAAATACACCCAGTTAATCTTGGCAATTTCTGGGTGCATATGGGTAAAGCTAGAATGCCTGCCCTGAACGGTGTAGGCTTCCCACTCGGTATCTGTCCCTTGGGGAAACCGTTGTTGCCAGGTGTCTCGGCTAATTTGTTCGACGTGCAATAGGGGAATAATCCGCTTGTTGCGCTTGAGGGCCAATTCCACCTCTAAGCGACAATAGGGAGAGTTGATCGAGTGGGGAGCAATCACAAATAGGAAGTTATCCGACTTTTCAATCCCATCGTCAATTTGCTTTTGGTAATCCACGCCTAGGGGAATATCATCAAAGTCAAACCAGACTTCTAACCCTTGCTCAACCAGACGAGCGTTCAGTTTTTGGGCAAACGCTTTACTATCAGCCCGACCATAGGAAATGAAAGCATCTTGAAATTGATTCATGGTTGATCTTCAATGTAGACGGCTGAAAATCAGGCTTCAATCGAGCCTTGGGAAGATTCAAAAAACTGTAGGGCTAGCAACCGAGGACTCTTTTGGCAGCCCGTAAATACTTTTCGCGATCGTCTAGACCGTTATAGCCGCCGTTAATCGCTTTGGTGACAGCGCGGATATCATCGCGATCGGCGAGTTGATTAATATCGCGATCGTCCCAATACCACCCGGCTGCTAGTACGGCGTAAGGGGCTTGAGCAACTAATTCTGGCTTGGCTGTAAAATCGATGCCCATTGTTTGAGAAAAGAGTTCATAATTGTGCCGTCCTGTTAGCTGAATCAGACCCCGTCCTTTAAACCGTTTGCCATCTCCGGGTTGAGTGTTGCCTAGCTCAGTCCAGCCTTCGTAATCTTCGCCCGAAGCATATTCTTCCATTGCATGGAAGCAGTCGCATTCATGGGTGACTTGGGAGATGAAGTGGGCGATCCGCAGGGGCGTGTTAATTTCATAGCGCGTTAGGGTTTGGTTGACTCCAGGCGTGAGTTCGTGCAGGCGTTGTTGGGGAGCATCGGGCCCAGCAATTTGAATGAGTTGCTCGACGGTAATGAAGTTAGTACAGGGCTGAGTTGGCTCTTGAGGAGCGGGTGTTGCAGCAGCTTGGGTAAGAGTCGGTTGGAAGCCCGGTTTAGAAATAAAGTGAACCCAGAATTCGGCGTCTATACAAGTGCGCTTAATCATCTCGTAGGAGTATGTCAAGGCTTTCCCTTTCTCCGGACGGCTGTCGTCGTTGCGATCGTATCCGTTTGGCGTCCATTCGCCATAGGGGTCGTGAACGATCAATCCTTTGCTGTTATAGCCAATGATCGCGATAATGTGGCCGTAGGAGGTGAAATAGCCATGCACCACGCAGGGGTTGCCTTGAGCGAGCCATTGCTTGACCTGTTCGAGGGTGGCGGTGGTGGTAAAGCGATCCTGACAGCCGTAAGCTTTTACGGCTTGGACTAAAGCGTGAGGCTCGTGACGATCGAGGCCTCTGGCTTCTAGCCAATCTTGCAATTCATCTTCAAACTGTTGGCTTGGATTATTCTGCTGCACGCCAAAATATTTGAGGCACATGGCAAGGCTGGTGACATTGCAACTGCCAAAGGGATTTTTAACGTTGTCTACTTGGGAGAGATAGGGAACGGGCAATTCCACGGTGCCGTTTTGAGCGACAACGGTGGGGGGAGTGGCGATCGCCGTTGGTGCAGCCGGTGCGATCGCCTGTCCGTTGCGGTCTAAAATCTCAACATGGGGGGCGTACGCATACCAGGTATTGCGGCTTTCGGCTCCTAGCCCTTGAGTTAGGGTAATGCAAAGGTGATTGCTGCCGCCATCTCGATACGCCTGCAAGCCAAAGACCATGCCGTTCTCAATCTCAATCTTAGCGGTAGGGGGTAGCGCCTCAGAGGGCTGAGGGCTGAGTTTAAACACGGTGTTGTGTCGAGTTCTGAGAATTCCGGCGACCCCTGGTTTAGGTACCGCCGTAGAGTCCGCGCTTAAGGAGGCTCCGGCAGTCAGCGCGCTAGGAGACAGTAGGGTTGCAGTTCCAGCAGTCCCGTTCTGCGTCGGTTCTGCGGTGCCGTTAAAGGCATATTCTGCGATCGCCCCCTCTGGCAACCGGGCTGTTTCTACGGGCGCAAAGAGGGTTTTATCTTGACTGACTTCTTGGGCGGTGACTAAATATTTTTCAATTTCCTCTTCTTGTTTGGCTTGCTGTTTCACTAACTCGGAAATATAGTTTTGGACATCATTTTTGATGATGCTTTCCACCCGACTCGCAAACAGAGGATAGCCTTCGAGGTGACTGTTCACGCTGCCATAGGAACTGCTCAGTTGCAGATACTGCCAACCTTCGGCTTTCAGATTTTCGGCGGTTTGTCGATAGTCGCGCCAGCGATCGCCAAAGCGACAAAACTCTTCAACGGCTGCACTGACTGCAATCACCTGACTTAAGGCAAAGGGCAGGTAAGGAAACCATTTGCGAAAGGCGGGATTATCATTACCAACTTCAAAGTTAATCCCCACTAGCGCGGGTAAAATGACGCCACCGATGATGGTGGTAAGGCGCAACCGATAGTGCCAGCGACGGCATTCAGCCGCTTTTTTATCGGCCCAAACGACTTGATCGAGCCAGCGCCGTTTCAAAGATTGTTTGTACAAATCGGGCAGTTGTAACTGTTCGACCAGTTCGCCCAATTCTTGCCGTAAATAGTCGTAGTATGTTTTTTTCTTAGCCATGAGGAGTAGATGCCTACTGGGGAGTTCAATCCATTGATTAAAAGCGTTTAGCGTAGCAGGCGATAAATCGTGCTGGAACCGCCGTAATAGCCATCAAAATCCACATCAGATTCCCACACGAAACAAGCGCGGGAAGAGGAGTTTGATAAAACTCGGCTGCACCCTGCTGTCAGGGCGATCCCAATGTGGGCTTCTTCATAGGCAATCACGAGATCGCCTGCTTCTGCCTCCTGGGGGGAAACGAGTTTGCCCCGTTGCTTGAGCGCTTCTAACAGGGAGGGCACATAATTGGGGTTCTCGCCAAGGGGCGGAATATTGGCTTTTTGTAAAACTTTGTTGACGCTCCAAGCACACGCATTATTGCCGCCATCAGGGCCATCTGCGGTAGACATTCCCCGCAAGCTGTGGGCAGCCGCAAGGATAGCTTCATTGAAATTGAGGGCGGAAGGTTGCTCTGGAGGGGCGATCGCGATCGCGGCTGGGGGTGCCATCCCTTGCCTCACCGGCTGCGCTTCTAGGCGAGGTTGGAGAGGCGGGACTTCAGCCAGATCGCGAGCAGTTACGTAAACTGGAAGCATTGGGGCCGTACTGGCAAATCCATTAGCACTCGCATGGGTTTGGGGTGAAGCCAATGGGGGTTGATTCTCAGTCATGCTTTGGGTTGTCGCAGCCTTGGAAAAACCATTGGAGCCGCTATTGGTCTGAGGTGGAGCAAATAGGGTTTGATTCTCAGTAACGCCCTGGGCTGTCGCCAGATATTTCTCAACGTCTTGCTGCTGTTTGGTTTGCTGCTTCACTAATTCGGAAATATAGTTTTGAACATCGTTTTTAATGATGCTTTCCACTCGGCTAGCAAACATTGAATAGTTGTGGACGTGAGTGGCTCGACGAGCATTGCTGCGATCCGTTTTTGGGGGTGCGACTTTGATGGGTTCGGGAACGGGTTGATGTTCAGTAGAGGCGGGCGTGTTTTGATAGGGGCCGCTTAACTGAAGATAGTTCCATCCCTCTGCTTTGAGGTCTTCTGCCATTTGCCGATAGTCTCGCCAGCGATCGCCAAAACGGTAAAATTCCTCGATTGCTGCGCTCACGGCAATAATTTGGCTGAGGGTAAACGGAATGTAAGGAAACCAGTTGCGAACGGATGGATGGATTTTCTCGACCTGAAAATTAATGCCGACTAAGGCTGGCAAAATGACGCTACCGATAATTGTGGTTAACCGGAGTCGATAATGCCAGCAGCGACATTCAGAGGCTTTTTTATCTGCCCAGACGACTTGATCGAGCCAGCGATGTTTCAGCGAATGTTTGTATAACTCAGGCAGTTGTAGCTGTTCGATTAGTTCGCCTAATTCTTGGCGCAGATAGTCGTAATAAGTTTTGGCCATTGCGATCTCCCCTACTGAGCCAACAGCGAGGGAGAGCAGTTCCGAGCGACAGCCGACTGATGGGTGAAGCTCGGCGTGAAGCCAAGCAGCAGAATTGGCTCGGTCGGTGTTAAGACTTGGTGGAGATTTGCATGAAAGCTCGACGTTCCAGAGAACGCGCGAAAGCACCCTTGGCAGCTATTCATAAGTCGATGCACAACCCAATGAGTATAAAGAACTATTCTTCCGGTAACAGCGTTACTGCTGCATCATTTACCTGCACTTTGATTCAGGATGAGTCAGGGAACTGGGAACACGCGACTAGCGAGCCATCGGGGAACGGGAGCTAAGAGCATTTGCTTTAATCAGCTTACTCCCTTAGATAGATATTGAACTAAACTTTATAAAATTTCAAGTGAATATGCTATAGACATCGCTGATGAGACTTGCTACACAAAATCCGCACTGGGATTTGCTCAACTGCTTCAAATGTCTTGAATTTCGGCGCTTTTTCCCAAACGAAGACTCCCCACCCGAAGGATAGGGAGTATCAACCAACACTTGGACATCCTGTATTTTTGCGGTTTTTAAGGCATCAAGAATTTTTGCAGGACTTGCTTGAGAGCTTCCGGTTGTTTCCGCCAATCTATGGAGATAATTAAACCCGAATCCACCAAAGGCTGAATTTCCGCATCCTGGGTTTGTCCGTCGGCG from Desertifilum tharense IPPAS B-1220 includes the following:
- a CDS encoding toll/interleukin-1 receptor domain-containing protein → MNQFQDAFISYGRADSKAFAQKLNARLVEQGLEVWFDFDDIPLGVDYQKQIDDGIEKSDNFLFVIAPHSINSPYCRLEVELALKRNKRIIPLLHVEQISRDTWQQRFPQGTDTEWEAYTVQGRHSSFTHMHPEIAKINWVYFRENVDDFEQAFQGLLTLLERHKAYVHRHTYFLAKALEWERNQKRSPYLLVGEERASAQQWLNLRFQEEQPPCIPTDLHCEFITESIKNARNLMTDVFLAYAEEDIAVMEQIRRSLRREGLTVWTNKTDIQTGIDFQEAIARGIEGADNLVYLMSPSAVTSAYCQTELDHALSLNKRIVPLLVQPLDPSQIPPALKDIQYIDLTDRTVDEDYQRHESNLIRTLRHDAAYHEAHKVLLTKALKWKRQQENPSILLRGYNLRHAEAWLKTAQQRTHYLPLPVQAEFITESLRQPPGIALDVFVSYSRTDSDFARRLNDALQIQGKTTWFDQESIASGSDFQQEIYRGIENSDHFLFIISPNSIQSPYCADEVEYAKSLNKRIVTILHRPVNPADLHPVLASVQWIDFNHHDGDFSANFKELVRTLDTDLAHLHAHTRLLVRAIEWDNKDRKESLLLRGDDLEEAEQWLAQSATKNPKPTSLQQDYINSSRSVEEATQQAARILQEAVAKGRRRIQIGTAVMAIAFLLAGIAGASARRATHQAKQAQSGIEVATAKEEILTGQPFDALLIALQAGQNLKPYTQSKDPQWDDLKVRATNALQLALSEVREKNSLKHKNTPTFFYFTPNGQTLISGCIDRTLYVWNAENGQLIRTFDRVQAFDFSVDGQILALVGSDNEIQLWHTDTGEQLHTLKGAQGTIRNVQFSPDAQTLVSINTDNVLQLWNLADGQFIKTLGTVQAFTFSSNSQAIAAAISDRTIQLWNANTGKPLSTLKGTEAQVSLLKFSSDDRAIATVSANRTMQLWDLNTGKPLYAYKETPDRVTRLQFSPNGQTIALHGEDKKLQLVNRASGQRMKTFEAIQFFDFSTTNPVLALRSQNKRLQFWNLAQGKVTQAFEEIQFFNFSPDGRRLVTVDEHQIIHVRDLATNKQLGILKGHEDDVIDIKFSPDGQTIASASWDNTIKVWQLPDRTSPIVSIYQDDAKLTSFSPDGQRIAFIHSDNIIIIQDITTNQEIYRIPGNYEEARNLEFSPDGKLLLLVSGKNPRQFQSKLWNLESGQEIRNLPGHQGKIHWIEFSPDNRLLALFGTAEEKTIIKLWDLKTNREIRRFDRLNYWASFTFSADGQRLAFINSENTVSVRDIVTDREILSIPDTQGETKDIAFSPDGQILALAGVDETLRLWNIQENKAIASFEEANIFRFSPDGQKLALVKNRKIIHLWDTATAQEQILPGHRTNITSLIFSPDSQAIASTSWDDTFKLWNIATGREIRTFKGHQSDVTHVIFSPDGQTITSASTDRTVRIWRVLDFEALMALSCNWIELYLSSYPEKRPLCEGYLPPTLEDRPLEARRNRIGIRF
- a CDS encoding DUF4231 domain-containing protein yields the protein MAKKKTYYDYLRQELGELVEQLQLPDLYKQSLKRRWLDQVVWADKKAAECRRWHYRLRLTTIIGGVILPALVGINFEVGNDNPAFRKWFPYLPFALSQVIAVSAAVEEFCRFGDRWRDYRQTAENLKAEGWQYLQLSSSYGSVNSHLEGYPLFASRVESIIKNDVQNYISELVKQQAKQEEEIEKYLVTAQEVSQDKTLFAPVETARLPEGAIAEYAFNGTAEPTQNGTAGTATLLSPSALTAGASLSADSTAVPKPGVAGILRTRHNTVFKLSPQPSEALPPTAKIEIENGMVFGLQAYRDGGSNHLCITLTQGLGAESRNTWYAYAPHVEILDRNGQAIAPAAPTAIATPPTVVAQNGTVELPVPYLSQVDNVKNPFGSCNVTSLAMCLKYFGVQQNNPSQQFEDELQDWLEARGLDRHEPHALVQAVKAYGCQDRFTTTATLEQVKQWLAQGNPCVVHGYFTSYGHIIAIIGYNSKGLIVHDPYGEWTPNGYDRNDDSRPEKGKALTYSYEMIKRTCIDAEFWVHFISKPGFQPTLTQAAATPAPQEPTQPCTNFITVEQLIQIAGPDAPQQRLHELTPGVNQTLTRYEINTPLRIAHFISQVTHECDCFHAMEEYASGEDYEGWTELGNTQPGDGKRFKGRGLIQLTGRHNYELFSQTMGIDFTAKPELVAQAPYAVLAAGWYWDDRDINQLADRDDIRAVTKAINGGYNGLDDREKYLRAAKRVLGC